From one Desmospora activa DSM 45169 genomic stretch:
- a CDS encoding DUF350 domain-containing protein yields MLEQWPYLLTFLIYLGVSIPILLLGIFIFQLVTPYKEHLLIKEGAETDDPQKMAAAKAAAYDLGGKLLGLTLVLSSAVYHSIDVVDLLIWGVIGIIFQVLVFYLFELITPFKVVAEIPKGNIAVGTFAAFLSIATGLLLASLISY; encoded by the coding sequence ATGTTAGAGCAGTGGCCTTATCTATTAACGTTTCTCATTTATCTGGGTGTCAGCATTCCAATCCTGTTGTTGGGTATTTTCATCTTCCAATTGGTGACCCCTTACAAGGAACATCTCTTGATCAAAGAAGGGGCGGAAACGGACGACCCGCAAAAAATGGCCGCCGCCAAAGCAGCCGCCTATGATTTGGGTGGAAAGCTGTTGGGGCTGACCCTGGTTCTCTCCTCTGCTGTCTACCACTCCATCGATGTGGTCGACCTTCTTATTTGGGGTGTAATCGGTATCATCTTTCAGGTATTGGTCTTTTATCTGTTTGAGCTGATTACTCCATTCAAAGTCGTAGCTGAGATTCCCAAAGGAAATATTGCCGTGGGAACCTTTGCCGCCTTCCTCAGCATTGCTACCGGTTTGTTGCTGGCGAGCTTGATCAGTTACTAA
- a CDS encoding glutathionylspermidine synthase family protein — protein sequence MEPYDIRRKRIYEPLREEGVFTWDWFYGEEYALATVEKIPAQWKQELNMATEALGEVFTRVIPVVQRADDELLRELGIPDAAIKAVRVAADAILPTVVGRFDFARTSTGWKMLEFNSDTPTGVVEAFYVNGRVVQALNAGIDPNEGAEAHIRDAFQRAVQAYRDEGRDLRSIAFSALDWHEEDVGTTKYLLERSQLDARFVPLEDLRVEGDRLGFRINDRWESIDLWYRLHAIEILAGETDDDGYPTGAHVLDLIQRGRLATINPPAAFIGQTKALQALIWNLYETGQFFSKEEQRLIGQYCLPTYLENRFSGREPYVVKPVLGREGGAVLLCDADGNVTHCDREEAYWEQPMVYQRRVELDRVEVETIQGRQSGHRLWGSFLLGGKASAILCRVDGPITGNLAYFLPIALETHN from the coding sequence GTGGAACCGTACGATATCCGACGGAAGCGGATCTATGAGCCTCTAAGGGAAGAAGGGGTGTTTACCTGGGATTGGTTTTACGGGGAAGAATATGCCCTGGCTACAGTAGAAAAAATCCCCGCCCAGTGGAAACAGGAGCTAAACATGGCGACGGAAGCCTTGGGAGAGGTTTTCACCCGGGTGATCCCGGTGGTGCAGCGAGCGGATGATGAACTGCTGCGGGAACTGGGAATTCCGGATGCCGCGATAAAGGCTGTGCGCGTTGCTGCCGACGCCATCTTGCCGACGGTGGTGGGGCGGTTTGATTTTGCCCGTACCTCCACCGGGTGGAAAATGTTGGAGTTCAACAGTGACACGCCTACTGGTGTGGTGGAGGCTTTCTATGTAAATGGCCGCGTCGTTCAAGCGCTCAATGCCGGCATCGACCCCAATGAAGGCGCTGAGGCTCATATCCGAGATGCGTTTCAGCGAGCGGTTCAGGCTTATCGAGATGAGGGAAGAGATCTTCGCTCAATCGCCTTTAGCGCCTTGGACTGGCATGAAGAGGATGTGGGTACAACCAAATATCTACTAGAGCGTTCCCAGCTGGACGCCCGCTTTGTCCCTTTGGAGGATTTGCGCGTGGAGGGAGATCGATTGGGATTCCGGATAAATGATCGCTGGGAGTCGATCGACCTCTGGTATCGTCTCCACGCGATTGAGATATTGGCGGGGGAGACAGACGACGACGGTTATCCCACCGGGGCCCATGTTCTCGATTTGATTCAGCGCGGGCGTCTCGCGACGATAAATCCCCCTGCCGCTTTCATCGGCCAGACGAAAGCGCTCCAAGCCTTGATCTGGAATCTGTACGAAACCGGGCAGTTTTTTTCAAAGGAAGAACAGCGCTTGATTGGTCAATATTGTTTGCCCACGTATCTGGAAAACCGGTTTTCCGGGCGAGAGCCTTATGTGGTGAAACCGGTGTTGGGACGGGAAGGTGGGGCAGTGCTGTTGTGCGATGCGGATGGCAATGTCACCCATTGCGATCGGGAAGAAGCTTACTGGGAGCAACCGATGGTCTATCAACGCCGAGTAGAGTTGGATCGGGTAGAAGTGGAGACGATCCAAGGGCGTCAGAGCGGTCACCGGCTGTGGGGCTCTTTTTTGCTGGGGGGAAAAGCTTCCGCTATTTTGTGCCGGGTTGACGGTCCCATCACCGGTAACTTAGCCTATTTTTTGCCGATTGCATTGGAAACACACAACTGA
- a CDS encoding HNH endonuclease: MLFSHSHITEDDARKVWWEEDGRCENCKRPMGFSVSCYSRIQKNNDYTADNLYLFCPDCKKHQPDFLDHLLGAESDVIKVLAEDVKITEAEQFLIKNLQKHGVLLGFSQKKRLYWLPGIGKFSVHKRVEDRKLEGTDIVYPAVTGSWVAKIEGSLAAEWHIRIKPQERSRKLPHPQRVVLSSSPQTPIECIMKAIRSSYPLPFTFNIDLLTQEHEITMIFKDGGSYKQVDKETAIYAVQKGISKIVSEYPTVIVNRVKCPRLKPNSNKSNRKKPNPKKKQNSYQRIRQKVLLRDEYTCRYCGRYGNTVDHIIPRAKGGKNKMENLVACCFDCNQAKKDLLPEVFAKVAVTR; this comes from the coding sequence ATGCTATTTTCCCATAGCCATATAACAGAAGATGATGCGAGAAAAGTGTGGTGGGAAGAGGATGGGCGTTGTGAAAATTGTAAACGCCCAATGGGTTTCTCTGTCTCCTGCTATTCTCGTATACAAAAAAACAACGACTACACTGCGGATAACTTATATTTGTTTTGTCCGGATTGCAAAAAACATCAACCCGATTTTTTGGATCATTTGCTGGGAGCCGAATCGGACGTGATCAAGGTACTCGCAGAAGACGTCAAAATTACAGAAGCGGAACAGTTTCTGATAAAAAACCTGCAAAAACACGGTGTACTGTTGGGTTTTTCTCAAAAAAAGCGCCTCTATTGGTTACCGGGAATCGGTAAATTCAGCGTACATAAACGAGTAGAAGATCGGAAGTTGGAAGGTACCGATATCGTCTATCCCGCTGTGACCGGAAGTTGGGTGGCCAAAATAGAAGGCTCTCTTGCAGCGGAGTGGCACATAAGAATCAAACCGCAAGAACGATCCCGCAAGCTGCCGCATCCCCAACGCGTGGTTCTCTCTTCTTCTCCTCAGACTCCCATTGAGTGTATCATGAAAGCCATCCGTTCATCGTATCCTTTGCCTTTTACATTCAATATCGACCTTTTAACACAAGAACATGAAATCACCATGATCTTCAAAGACGGGGGCAGTTATAAGCAAGTCGATAAAGAAACAGCGATATATGCCGTGCAAAAGGGAATCTCTAAAATTGTATCCGAGTATCCCACTGTGATCGTCAATAGGGTAAAGTGTCCTCGACTTAAACCCAACTCCAACAAATCTAACCGCAAGAAACCCAACCCCAAGAAAAAGCAAAACTCTTACCAACGAATACGCCAAAAAGTATTGCTGCGTGATGAATACACCTGTCGTTACTGCGGTCGATACGGAAATACGGTAGATCATATCATCCCTCGTGCAAAAGGGGGTAAAAATAAGATGGAGAACTTGGTAGCCTGCTGTTTTGATTGTAATCAAGCCAAAAAAGACCTATTGCCTGAAGTCTTTGCAAAAGTTGCAGTAACGCGGTAA
- the argF gene encoding ornithine carbamoyltransferase, with product MSATTMTAVPPDLAGRDCLTVSAFSPEEVQGLIRHAYWLKEQKKAGKHYAPLTDKTLAMIFDKSSTRTRVSFETGMAQLGGHALALNRQELQLGRGESVEDTARILSGYVDAVLIRTFQHELVEQLAENASIPIINGLTDLHHPCQAFADVMTLAELKPGRDDLRLAYVGDGNNVLHSLAEAAALTGIELVAATPPGYEPDAAIWQQAQALASTTGARLHLTHDPREAVADADAVYTDVWASMGQEAEKEKRQRDFDGFIVDASLMNFARSDAVFLHCLPAYRGLEVAAEVMDGPQSVVFQQAENRLHVQKALLVSLLVGNG from the coding sequence ATGAGCGCAACGACGATGACAGCAGTGCCACCGGACTTAGCAGGGAGAGATTGTTTGACGGTTTCCGCTTTTTCGCCGGAGGAAGTACAGGGTTTGATCCGCCATGCCTACTGGCTGAAAGAACAGAAAAAAGCGGGCAAACACTACGCTCCCTTAACCGATAAAACCTTGGCGATGATCTTTGACAAATCCTCCACCCGTACCCGTGTCTCCTTTGAGACGGGCATGGCTCAGCTGGGTGGTCATGCTCTCGCGTTAAACCGGCAGGAATTACAATTGGGACGGGGAGAAAGCGTAGAAGATACCGCCCGCATTTTGTCCGGTTACGTCGATGCTGTCCTGATCCGCACTTTTCAGCATGAGTTGGTGGAGCAGCTGGCGGAGAACGCCTCCATTCCGATTATTAACGGCCTGACGGATCTTCATCATCCCTGTCAAGCTTTTGCCGATGTGATGACCTTGGCTGAACTGAAACCGGGACGAGACGATCTGCGTTTGGCCTATGTAGGAGACGGCAACAATGTGCTTCACTCTTTAGCAGAAGCGGCGGCATTGACGGGGATCGAGCTGGTAGCGGCCACACCGCCGGGGTATGAACCGGATGCGGCCATATGGCAACAGGCACAAGCGCTCGCTTCTACTACCGGTGCTCGCCTCCATCTTACCCATGATCCACGGGAAGCGGTGGCCGATGCCGATGCGGTTTATACCGACGTATGGGCCAGCATGGGTCAGGAAGCGGAAAAAGAGAAACGGCAGCGCGATTTTGACGGCTTTATCGTCGACGCCTCCCTGATGAACTTCGCCCGCTCCGACGCCGTTTTCCTCCATTGCCTCCCAGCCTATCGCGGCTTAGAAGTAGCGGCGGAAGTGATGGACGGACCGCAGTCGGTCGTCTTTCAACAGGCGGAAAACCGCCTTCATGTGCAGAAGGCGTTGTTGGTGTCGTTGTTGGTAGGAAACGGGTGA
- the carB gene encoding carbamoyl-phosphate synthase (glutamine-hydrolyzing) large subunit: protein MGKMDGIQSVLVIGSGPIVIGQAAEFDYSGTQACLALKEEGIRVILVNHNPATIMTDPDIADVIYMEPQTSEVLTRIIERERPDALLANMGGQTGLNLAMELEERGVLERFGVCLLGTPVETIRRGEDREAFKQMMEALGEPVPQGQTVTTVEEALVFAEKVGYPVVVRPAYTLGGFGGGAAENPVKLAQVARRGLAASPIGQVLVEESILGWKELEYEMMRDQADTCIAVCNMENIDPVGVHTGDSMVTAPSQTLTDQQYHMLRTVACDVIRALEVVGGCNIQFALHPETGEYRIIEVNPRVSRSSALASKATGYPIARLAAKLCLGYRLDECLNPVTGHTFASFEPALDYVVVKLPRWPFDQFPGGERDLGTRMKATGEVMALGRNLETALFKAIRSLDQGCDSLLREQDQTLSDDALATALQHPDDKRLFLLAEAFRRGWSVERVHTLTAITPYYLHKIAGMTELELTLAKESWESVSNARLQQAKQWGVADSLLARLWQVEEKTIRKRLLQLGESPAYKWVDTCAGEFVAATPYYYSSWQGADEVTVDESRPRALVVGSGPIRIGQGIEFDYCSVHAAKSLQQRNWCAVVVNNNPETVSTDFATADRLYFEPLTVEDVVHVARKEQVEGVLVQFGGQTAIQLIKGLEEAGIPVWGTTSDIIDHVEDRHRFYQFLERLDIPHIPGETATSAAEALQVGEKLGYPLLVRPSYVIGGRGMQVVGSQEELAVLLEETCNNAGSERLFPLLLDRFLEGMEVEVDAVTDGRDVSIPTLVQHVERAGVHSGDSLAILGAPDLDAKTAQKVVETTTAIATELGHVGLLNIQFVVTEGRVYVLEVNPRASRTVPIISKVTGVPMIDWATRVQMGEKLASFAPLGLLPRPQVWAVKGSVFSTPKLPEVDPALGPRMKSTGEVLGVGHTLEQALAKAVPWTVSGSLPPVAPGSALLLAVADTRKEEVLPLARQLAQAGVSLTATTETAQFLRKKGMDAIVECPPENWEEWFALDCPKAVLNIPTRGEDPKRAGFRLRQLTLEWQVPCFTSVDTFQAWLRSNAWIDSTEVEPFQVPRLKELITG, encoded by the coding sequence ATGGGAAAAATGGATGGGATTCAATCCGTGCTGGTGATCGGATCGGGACCGATCGTCATCGGGCAGGCGGCGGAGTTTGACTATAGCGGCACACAAGCGTGTCTGGCCTTAAAGGAAGAGGGGATTCGGGTCATCTTGGTCAACCATAATCCCGCCACCATTATGACCGATCCCGATATAGCCGATGTGATTTATATGGAGCCACAGACATCGGAGGTATTGACGCGGATTATCGAGCGGGAGCGGCCGGATGCACTGTTGGCCAACATGGGCGGTCAGACGGGCCTCAATCTGGCGATGGAGCTGGAGGAGCGAGGTGTATTAGAACGCTTTGGCGTTTGTCTGCTGGGTACCCCGGTGGAAACGATTCGCCGCGGAGAGGATCGGGAAGCTTTTAAACAGATGATGGAAGCATTGGGTGAACCGGTTCCTCAGGGACAGACAGTAACGACGGTGGAAGAAGCGTTGGTCTTTGCAGAAAAAGTGGGCTACCCTGTCGTCGTTCGTCCCGCTTACACCTTAGGCGGTTTTGGCGGAGGTGCGGCGGAAAATCCTGTGAAGCTGGCGCAGGTGGCTCGCAGAGGACTGGCAGCCAGTCCCATCGGTCAGGTGCTGGTGGAGGAGAGCATTCTCGGTTGGAAAGAGCTTGAATATGAAATGATGCGGGATCAGGCGGATACTTGTATCGCCGTCTGCAATATGGAAAATATCGATCCTGTCGGTGTGCATACCGGGGACAGCATGGTGACGGCACCTTCACAAACCTTGACGGATCAACAGTATCACATGCTGCGCACTGTGGCTTGTGATGTGATTCGGGCGCTGGAGGTGGTGGGGGGATGTAACATTCAGTTCGCCCTTCATCCCGAGACGGGAGAGTATCGGATTATCGAAGTTAATCCACGGGTAAGCCGTTCCAGTGCCCTCGCATCCAAAGCGACCGGTTATCCCATCGCCCGTTTGGCGGCCAAGTTGTGTTTGGGCTATCGGCTGGATGAGTGTCTCAATCCGGTTACCGGCCACACCTTTGCCAGCTTTGAACCGGCGTTGGATTATGTGGTGGTGAAGTTGCCGCGTTGGCCCTTTGACCAATTCCCCGGCGGAGAGCGGGATTTGGGCACACGAATGAAAGCGACAGGGGAAGTGATGGCCCTAGGCCGCAACTTGGAGACAGCTCTGTTTAAAGCGATTCGCTCACTGGATCAGGGTTGTGACAGCCTCTTGCGGGAGCAGGATCAAACGTTGTCCGATGATGCATTGGCGACGGCACTACAACACCCCGATGATAAGCGCTTGTTCTTATTGGCGGAAGCCTTCCGGCGCGGTTGGAGTGTAGAACGGGTTCACACTCTCACTGCCATCACCCCGTATTATCTGCATAAGATTGCGGGTATGACGGAGTTGGAACTCACCTTGGCAAAAGAGAGCTGGGAAAGCGTCTCCAATGCACGTTTGCAACAGGCGAAACAGTGGGGAGTCGCGGATTCGCTTCTGGCCCGTCTATGGCAGGTGGAGGAGAAGACGATTCGGAAACGGTTGCTGCAATTGGGTGAGAGCCCCGCTTACAAATGGGTAGATACCTGTGCCGGTGAGTTTGTCGCTGCAACGCCGTACTATTATTCTTCCTGGCAGGGAGCGGATGAAGTGACAGTGGACGAATCTCGGCCACGGGCGTTGGTGGTGGGCTCCGGCCCGATCCGTATCGGCCAGGGCATCGAATTTGACTACTGTTCCGTGCATGCCGCCAAATCGTTGCAACAGCGCAACTGGTGTGCCGTTGTCGTCAATAATAATCCCGAGACCGTCAGCACCGACTTTGCCACGGCGGATCGCCTCTACTTTGAGCCCTTGACGGTGGAAGATGTGGTTCATGTGGCCCGCAAAGAACAGGTGGAGGGTGTGTTGGTTCAGTTTGGCGGCCAGACGGCGATTCAGCTGATCAAAGGCTTGGAAGAAGCGGGCATTCCCGTATGGGGAACGACATCGGATATCATTGATCATGTGGAAGATCGCCATCGTTTTTATCAATTTCTGGAGCGCCTCGATATCCCTCATATCCCGGGAGAAACCGCCACATCTGCGGCAGAAGCCTTGCAAGTGGGAGAAAAACTGGGATATCCCTTGTTGGTGCGCCCCTCCTATGTGATCGGAGGAAGGGGAATGCAGGTGGTGGGTAGCCAGGAAGAGCTGGCGGTGTTACTGGAGGAAACGTGTAATAACGCCGGGTCGGAGCGGTTATTTCCGCTGCTGCTGGATCGCTTTTTAGAAGGGATGGAGGTGGAAGTGGACGCCGTCACCGATGGCCGCGATGTGTCCATCCCCACGCTGGTCCAACACGTGGAACGGGCGGGTGTTCACTCCGGCGATAGCCTCGCGATATTAGGAGCCCCTGATCTTGATGCGAAGACAGCGCAAAAAGTGGTGGAAACCACTACCGCCATTGCGACTGAACTGGGACATGTGGGATTGCTCAATATCCAGTTTGTCGTAACGGAGGGGCGTGTCTATGTGTTGGAGGTAAACCCCCGCGCTTCCCGCACGGTGCCGATTATCTCCAAAGTGACCGGCGTTCCCATGATCGATTGGGCAACACGGGTACAAATGGGTGAAAAGCTGGCTTCCTTTGCGCCTCTGGGCTTGTTGCCGCGACCGCAGGTGTGGGCGGTGAAGGGGTCCGTCTTCTCTACCCCCAAATTGCCGGAAGTCGATCCCGCGTTGGGACCGCGGATGAAATCGACGGGTGAAGTGCTGGGTGTGGGGCACACATTAGAGCAGGCGCTGGCCAAGGCGGTGCCATGGACAGTGTCGGGATCATTGCCACCGGTGGCGCCGGGAAGTGCGCTGCTGCTGGCGGTGGCCGATACCCGTAAAGAAGAGGTCCTGCCGTTGGCACGTCAATTGGCACAAGCTGGGGTTTCATTGACGGCAACAACCGAAACGGCCCAATTTCTTCGGAAGAAAGGCATGGATGCCATCGTGGAATGCCCCCCGGAAAATTGGGAGGAATGGTTTGCTCTTGACTGCCCCAAAGCGGTGTTAAACATTCCTACACGGGGAGAAGATCCGAAGCGTGCTGGTTTTCGCTTACGCCAACTGACGTTGGAATGGCAGGTACCCTGTTTTACCTCGGTGGATACCTTTCAAGCCTGGTTGCGGTCCAATGCTTGGATCGATTCTACCGAGGTGGAACCTTTTCAGGTACCGAGATTGAAGGAGCTGATCACAGGATGA
- a CDS encoding carbamoyl phosphate synthase small subunit: MEAYLVFDDGEAFPGEWIGTPKEKAGEVVFTTGMTGYQEVVTDPSYAGQLVTFSYPLIGNYGVWPGESESAAPRCAGIVVSELYREGDASLAEWLDRWEIPGIAGVDTRAVVRKIRDGGARMGVVTSDPIRTLQQWPDPLSLEWVKAVTAKEPVVYPGQEGAPHIVLVDFGTKQSIVQHLVQAGCKVTVVPFDWPVEAIQAIKPDGLLFSNGPGDPKALAPYLSSWVSLVKQIPTMGICLGHQLLALALGADTERLPFGHRGSNHPVREVESGQVWITPQNHGYTVRPSSVDTTEWRITHQHVNDGSIEGLAHRYYPLFTVQFHPEAHPGPRESAALFQRFLDRVEAAKGVTV; the protein is encoded by the coding sequence ATGGAAGCGTATCTGGTGTTTGACGATGGCGAGGCCTTTCCTGGAGAGTGGATTGGCACGCCTAAGGAAAAGGCCGGGGAAGTGGTGTTTACCACCGGTATGACAGGTTATCAAGAGGTGGTGACGGACCCTTCCTATGCTGGTCAGCTGGTAACCTTTAGTTATCCTTTGATCGGCAACTACGGCGTTTGGCCAGGAGAAAGCGAAAGCGCCGCCCCCCGCTGTGCGGGAATAGTGGTGAGTGAATTGTACCGGGAAGGAGACGCCTCCCTGGCGGAGTGGCTGGATCGGTGGGAGATCCCCGGAATCGCTGGAGTGGACACCCGTGCTGTGGTACGCAAAATTCGTGACGGTGGTGCGCGGATGGGCGTAGTAACCAGCGATCCCATCCGTACGCTGCAACAATGGCCTGACCCTCTCTCCCTGGAATGGGTAAAAGCGGTGACGGCAAAAGAACCTGTCGTTTACCCAGGGCAGGAAGGAGCTCCCCATATCGTTTTGGTCGATTTTGGCACCAAACAATCGATTGTGCAACATCTCGTCCAAGCCGGTTGCAAGGTGACGGTGGTCCCCTTTGATTGGCCGGTAGAAGCGATTCAAGCGATAAAACCGGATGGGCTTCTCTTCTCCAATGGACCGGGAGACCCCAAAGCACTCGCCCCGTATCTTTCTTCCTGGGTTTCACTGGTAAAACAAATTCCGACGATGGGCATCTGCCTCGGCCATCAGCTGCTGGCGCTGGCATTAGGGGCGGATACGGAACGGCTGCCCTTTGGTCATCGCGGCAGCAACCATCCCGTGCGGGAAGTGGAGAGCGGACAGGTGTGGATTACCCCGCAAAACCACGGTTACACTGTGCGTCCATCTTCAGTGGATACCACAGAGTGGCGTATCACCCATCAACATGTGAACGATGGATCGATCGAAGGGTTGGCTCATCGGTATTATCCCTTGTTTACCGTTCAATTTCACCCTGAAGCCCACCCGGGCCCTCGGGAGTCCGCCGCTCTGTTTCAACGCTTTTTGGATAGGGTGGAAGCGGCGAAAGGGGTGACGGTCTGA